From Myxococcales bacterium, the proteins below share one genomic window:
- the serC gene encoding 3-phosphoserine/phosphohydroxythreonine transaminase — protein sequence MTRAMNFSAGPAALPEEALLRAREELLEWNGTGMSVMEQSHRGKAYERVHEEALALVRRLLGLGPDAKKTVLFLQGGATQVFATLAMNFLRPGQSADYVTAGAWGEKALSEAESVARSIGATVRAVPWEGMREGRRMPHPRELSFDANACYVHTTSNETIHGSQAGLSSALPFPEPGAPHVCDMSSDFLGREIDPARFAMIYAGAQKNIGPSGVVVVVVDDALLASSRDDIPSIFRYATHAKNGSLYNTPPTFAIYLVRNVLEWLEKKGGVAAIERENREKARLVYDAIDASGGFYTCPVERESRSIMNVVFRLATPEAEARFLAATEAAGMIGLKGHRSVGGLRASLYNAVRPEWVKALADLMREHARTAG from the coding sequence ATGACGAGAGCGATGAACTTCAGCGCGGGTCCGGCCGCACTTCCGGAAGAGGCGCTCCTGCGCGCACGCGAGGAGCTCCTCGAGTGGAACGGGACGGGCATGAGCGTGATGGAGCAGAGCCATCGCGGGAAGGCCTACGAGCGCGTCCACGAGGAGGCGCTCGCGCTCGTCCGGAGGCTCCTCGGCCTCGGCCCCGACGCGAAGAAGACCGTGCTGTTCCTTCAGGGAGGCGCGACCCAAGTCTTCGCCACGTTGGCGATGAATTTCCTGAGGCCGGGCCAGTCGGCCGACTACGTCACCGCGGGAGCGTGGGGCGAAAAGGCGCTCTCGGAGGCCGAGTCGGTGGCGCGTTCGATCGGCGCGACGGTGCGCGCCGTACCGTGGGAGGGGATGCGCGAAGGTAGGCGAATGCCCCACCCTCGCGAGCTCTCGTTCGACGCAAACGCGTGCTACGTGCACACCACCAGCAACGAGACGATCCACGGCTCGCAGGCGGGGCTCTCGAGCGCCCTGCCGTTCCCGGAGCCTGGGGCGCCTCACGTCTGCGACATGTCGAGCGACTTCTTGGGCCGAGAGATCGACCCTGCCCGCTTCGCGATGATCTACGCGGGCGCGCAGAAGAACATCGGTCCGTCCGGGGTGGTCGTGGTCGTCGTCGACGACGCGCTCCTCGCGAGCTCCCGCGACGACATCCCCAGCATCTTTCGCTACGCGACCCACGCGAAGAACGGCTCGCTCTACAACACGCCGCCCACGTTCGCGATCTACCTCGTGCGCAACGTGCTCGAGTGGCTCGAGAAGAAGGGCGGAGTCGCCGCGATCGAGCGCGAGAACCGCGAGAAGGCGCGGCTCGTGTACGACGCGATCGACGCCTCGGGGGGCTTCTACACCTGCCCCGTCGAGCGCGAGAGCCGGTCCATCATGAACGTGGTGTTCCGCCTCGCCACCCCCGAGGCCGAGGCCCGCTTCCTCGCGGCGACCGAGGCCGCCGGGATGATCGGCCTCAAGGGTCACCGCTCGGTCGGGGGGCTGCGCGCGTCGCTCTACAACGCCGTGCGACCGGAGTGGGTGAAGGCCCTCGCCGATCTCATGCGCGAGCACGCGAGGACCGCGGGATGA
- a CDS encoding zf-HC2 domain-containing protein encodes MSPSEMTRKLAQLHPEDLIDKEARGDITEDELVRLEAHVAICSACRAERLMRADFEDEGGDRISFTNLVEGALGALAAPPVDGTKAPEPADVKQEPPGSPELAPPKRRTAVVVAPRPWKRVAILLAAAFVLFATVAYASEGGRALARKVSSMLGAESETREKVPSPVTPASLPAVAPAALPSKTELPTAVDSPTEPSVASPPVPPAPIVARAVVEPGKVSHMAPSEHAASTGIERPSMLPSSSAGDVTPLAVPPPSPPAEPEIDAATAFGHANALRHRGDRQGALAAYGDLVARFPKSREAATAQALRGRILLEEREAVRALSAFDAYLATGRGELREEAMAGRARAYAMLGRADGERAAWEALLSAYPHGPSSEHARLRVGALSGR; translated from the coding sequence ATGAGCCCCTCCGAAATGACCCGCAAGCTCGCGCAGCTCCACCCCGAGGACCTCATCGACAAGGAGGCCCGCGGAGACATCACCGAGGACGAGCTCGTCCGCCTCGAGGCCCACGTCGCGATCTGTTCGGCGTGCCGAGCCGAGCGCCTGATGCGGGCCGATTTCGAGGACGAGGGCGGAGATCGCATCTCGTTCACGAACCTCGTCGAGGGGGCGCTCGGCGCCTTGGCCGCTCCGCCCGTGGACGGGACGAAGGCGCCCGAGCCCGCCGACGTCAAGCAAGAGCCGCCGGGCTCGCCCGAGCTCGCCCCACCGAAGCGTCGCACCGCGGTCGTGGTGGCTCCGCGGCCCTGGAAGCGCGTGGCGATCCTCCTGGCCGCGGCGTTCGTGCTCTTCGCGACGGTGGCTTATGCCTCGGAAGGCGGGAGAGCCCTCGCGCGCAAAGTGTCGTCGATGCTGGGCGCCGAGAGCGAGACGCGTGAGAAGGTCCCGTCTCCGGTCACGCCCGCGAGCCTCCCCGCCGTGGCACCCGCCGCGCTCCCGTCGAAGACGGAGCTGCCCACCGCGGTGGATTCCCCGACCGAGCCCTCGGTCGCCTCGCCTCCCGTCCCGCCGGCACCGATCGTCGCGCGCGCCGTCGTCGAGCCGGGGAAGGTCTCGCATATGGCTCCGTCGGAGCACGCGGCCTCGACGGGGATCGAGCGGCCTTCGATGCTCCCGTCGTCGTCCGCCGGCGACGTCACGCCGCTTGCGGTGCCCCCGCCTTCTCCCCCCGCCGAGCCCGAGATCGACGCCGCGACCGCCTTCGGTCACGCGAACGCCCTTCGTCACCGCGGGGATCGCCAAGGGGCGCTCGCCGCGTACGGGGACCTCGTCGCGCGGTTCCCCAAGAGCCGCGAGGCCGCCACCGCGCAGGCTCTCCGTGGGCGCATTCTCCTCGAGGAACGTGAGGCCGTCCGTGCGCTCTCCGCGTTCGACGCCTACCTCGCGACCGGTCGCGGCGAGCTCCGCGAAGAGGCGATGGCCGGCCGGGCGCGTGCCTACGCGATGCTCGGCCGGGCCGATGGCGAGCGCGCCGCTTGGGAAGCGCTCCTCTCCGCGTATCCCCACGGCCCTTCTTCCGAGCACGCGCGGCTTCGTGTGGGCGCCTTGTCCGGGCGGTAA
- a CDS encoding RNA polymerase sigma factor — translation MPATEPSRETQAPVSATMLLARDAARGDTAATAQLLRAVAPLVNRVVRAMLGGGHPDVPDVVQQSLIGLVRALPAFRGECAPEGYAQTIAMRTALLARKRWRLDRLRRDDDAETEVTVDPKASPEDTALSERRRTLLRELMLEIPEEQAEALGLRIMLGWSLEEVAQAAGAPLNTIRSRLRLAKEALRKRIEAAPEVYAALEVGE, via the coding sequence ATGCCCGCCACCGAGCCGTCTCGTGAGACACAAGCCCCGGTCTCGGCCACGATGCTGCTCGCGCGCGACGCGGCACGAGGGGACACCGCGGCGACGGCCCAGCTCCTCCGCGCCGTGGCGCCGCTCGTGAACCGGGTCGTTCGTGCGATGCTCGGCGGTGGCCACCCGGACGTGCCCGACGTGGTGCAACAGTCGTTGATCGGGCTCGTGCGAGCGCTGCCGGCGTTCCGCGGGGAGTGTGCGCCCGAGGGGTACGCGCAGACGATCGCCATGCGCACGGCGCTGCTCGCGCGGAAGCGCTGGCGCCTCGATCGCCTCCGCCGCGACGACGACGCCGAGACCGAGGTCACGGTCGATCCGAAGGCCTCGCCCGAGGACACGGCCCTCTCCGAGCGCCGGCGCACGCTCCTCCGAGAGCTCATGCTCGAGATCCCCGAGGAGCAGGCCGAGGCGCTCGGTCTCCGGATCATGCTCGGTTGGTCGCTCGAAGAGGTGGCTCAGGCCGCGGGGGCGCCGCTCAACACGATTCGGAGCCGGCTGCGCCTCGCGAAAGAGGCCCTCCGCAAGCGCATCGAGGCCGCCCCCGAAGTCTACGCCGCGTTGGAGGTGGGAGAATGA
- a CDS encoding protein kinase: MATLRAGDKIGKYELLHPVGEGGMGEVWVGRLRSIGGFESYVAIKVIHGRFALDKRFRDMFLDEARVSAVISHPNVVATYDLAVEGEMLYQVLEYVDGDSLAGIQAAMEERQEKMPLPVALRIGADVCAGLHAAHELTFPDGRQANIVHRDVSPQNVLLGVNGAVKLIDFGVALMQDRLAQDSQGTLKGKLRYMPPEQARGEKVDRRADVYAVGAVLYEMISGRLPFDDRTEALYFRSLIQGDPPAPLPDDVPTDVREVVLRAMAPSASDRFATAAELGEALSDASRKKPANVANFVEIHLSPRAHERRKVVRSHATKVRDEPNLDADTSVSSTPGAQGTSSSTGPSAAQAAAPTERVVVTPASTGRMAKAGTRTDVFGDTVPPPAEPGSLEMPEVPSLALDLDMGRPNAPAPAPRTAMVARPPAEPQPSKVTTMLEPAPRRVQAVTGTHSRGLEASRPELRDPASEKSGRAVRNALGFVVGIAVLGVALVLALPTLAKRKVVRAAAERGIALEVGHVSVGFSGIELSEVSATGPGLPLKSATVTSLRLLRDGKVKIQGVDAKLEGPAAELPAALAKVAAGKDEVELDVNDAKVSWGGLFGAGSALDARDVRFGFVRDEGDEEPHGVTAYSPEVTLTTVYGKAGPFTVNVDESDGKRRARVVFEAGKSEGPNAFVVLGGATAPTHYTVRIPKTKLSALHVPPAYLGLRAGEDPELEVTGSVQVEPEGRMKGDVKATVFGISVAESRTKTPLDLELAVRADPKKPIEITKGVASYGPLTADFGGTIEREPIGGEIRFVSKALPCSYFAGAEAKKALGVAGPLALELFGKALRVTGVVNVRGSYTFSLEKLGEAKLRLDVRDTCGVTLFGN; this comes from the coding sequence ATGGCGACGCTGCGCGCGGGCGACAAAATAGGGAAATACGAGCTCCTTCATCCGGTGGGTGAGGGTGGGATGGGCGAGGTCTGGGTCGGGCGCCTCCGCTCGATCGGGGGCTTCGAGTCGTACGTCGCCATCAAGGTGATCCACGGGCGGTTCGCGCTCGACAAACGCTTCCGCGACATGTTCCTCGACGAGGCGCGCGTATCGGCGGTCATCTCGCACCCCAACGTGGTCGCCACGTACGACCTCGCGGTCGAGGGCGAGATGCTCTACCAGGTGCTCGAGTACGTCGACGGTGACTCGCTCGCGGGCATCCAGGCCGCCATGGAGGAGCGGCAAGAGAAGATGCCGCTGCCGGTCGCGCTCCGCATCGGCGCCGACGTGTGCGCCGGCCTGCACGCGGCCCACGAGCTTACGTTTCCCGATGGTCGCCAGGCGAACATCGTCCACCGCGACGTGTCTCCGCAGAACGTCCTGCTCGGCGTGAACGGGGCCGTGAAGCTCATCGACTTCGGCGTCGCGCTGATGCAAGACCGTCTCGCTCAAGACTCGCAGGGGACCCTCAAAGGGAAGCTCCGGTACATGCCACCGGAGCAGGCGAGGGGAGAGAAGGTCGACCGTCGCGCCGACGTGTACGCCGTGGGCGCCGTGCTCTACGAGATGATCTCGGGCCGCCTCCCGTTCGACGACCGCACCGAAGCGCTCTATTTCCGCTCTCTCATCCAGGGCGATCCCCCCGCGCCCCTACCCGACGACGTGCCGACCGACGTTCGCGAGGTCGTGCTCCGCGCCATGGCTCCCTCGGCCTCCGATCGCTTCGCTACGGCGGCGGAGCTCGGCGAGGCGCTGTCCGACGCGTCGCGAAAAAAGCCGGCCAACGTCGCGAATTTCGTCGAGATTCACCTGTCGCCCCGCGCGCACGAGCGGCGCAAAGTGGTCCGCAGCCACGCGACCAAGGTTCGGGACGAGCCGAACCTCGACGCCGATACGTCCGTCTCGTCGACGCCGGGAGCGCAGGGCACCTCCTCGAGCACCGGCCCCTCGGCGGCCCAGGCCGCGGCGCCCACCGAGCGTGTCGTCGTGACCCCCGCGAGCACCGGGCGTATGGCCAAGGCGGGCACCCGCACGGACGTCTTCGGCGATACCGTCCCACCGCCCGCGGAGCCAGGGAGCCTGGAGATGCCGGAGGTTCCGTCGTTGGCTCTCGATTTGGACATGGGCCGACCGAACGCGCCCGCGCCCGCACCCCGGACGGCGATGGTCGCTCGCCCCCCTGCAGAGCCGCAGCCGAGCAAGGTCACGACGATGCTCGAGCCCGCGCCTCGGCGTGTGCAAGCCGTCACGGGGACCCACTCGCGCGGCCTCGAAGCGTCGCGCCCGGAGCTTCGTGACCCGGCCTCGGAGAAGTCGGGGCGGGCCGTCCGCAACGCGCTCGGGTTCGTCGTGGGGATCGCGGTGCTCGGGGTGGCGCTCGTCCTCGCCTTGCCGACGCTCGCCAAGAGGAAGGTCGTGCGGGCCGCGGCAGAGCGTGGGATCGCGCTCGAGGTGGGGCACGTCTCGGTGGGCTTCTCGGGGATCGAGCTGTCCGAGGTCTCGGCCACGGGGCCAGGGCTGCCCCTCAAGTCGGCCACCGTCACGAGCCTGCGCCTCCTTCGAGACGGCAAGGTCAAGATCCAAGGGGTCGACGCGAAGCTCGAGGGGCCCGCTGCCGAGCTCCCCGCGGCGCTCGCCAAGGTCGCGGCCGGCAAAGACGAGGTCGAGCTCGACGTGAACGACGCGAAGGTGAGCTGGGGCGGGCTCTTCGGCGCCGGCAGCGCGCTCGACGCCCGTGACGTGAGGTTCGGGTTCGTGCGCGACGAGGGCGACGAAGAGCCCCACGGCGTCACGGCCTACTCGCCCGAGGTCACGCTCACGACGGTGTACGGCAAGGCTGGCCCCTTCACGGTGAACGTCGACGAGAGCGACGGGAAGCGGCGCGCGCGTGTCGTCTTCGAGGCCGGAAAGTCCGAGGGGCCGAACGCGTTCGTCGTGCTTGGCGGCGCGACCGCACCGACGCACTACACGGTGAGGATCCCGAAGACGAAGCTCTCCGCGTTGCATGTTCCGCCCGCTTACCTCGGGCTCCGCGCGGGCGAGGACCCGGAGCTCGAGGTGACCGGCTCGGTGCAGGTCGAGCCCGAAGGCCGCATGAAGGGCGACGTGAAAGCGACCGTGTTCGGGATCTCCGTGGCCGAGAGCCGAACGAAGACACCCCTCGACCTCGAGCTCGCCGTGCGCGCCGATCCGAAGAAGCCCATCGAGATCACGAAGGGGGTCGCGTCGTACGGTCCCCTCACGGCCGACTTCGGCGGGACGATCGAGCGCGAGCCCATCGGTGGAGAGATCCGCTTCGTCTCGAAGGCGCTCCCGTGCTCGTACTTCGCCGGCGCCGAGGCGAAGAAGGCGCTCGGTGTGGCGGGCCCCCTGGCCCTCGAGCTCTTCGGCAAGGCGCTCAGGGTCACGGGCGTCGTGAACGTGCGAGGGTCGTACACGTTCTCGCTGGAGAAGCTCGGCGAGGCGAAGCTTCGGCTCGACGTCCGCGACACGTGCGGCGTCACCCTCTTCGGCAACTGA
- a CDS encoding SdpI family protein, which translates to MSLSKKLRIVDSAALALVAGTLGVSALVYPRLPARVATHFDAHGVADGFSPKVVGAFLLPVIAAAVWGFVRFYPRLLRGDARARALASPLAEVALMVVAFFVALHVVVLDVALSGASSGGRGLALVLALFSVALGLVMPKLRRNGVAGIRTSATLASDETWARTHRFGGAVLVVGGVVGLFGAARGLVVVPVVALVLASLAAVVYSYVIRPKASRP; encoded by the coding sequence ATGAGCCTCTCCAAGAAGCTGCGTATCGTCGATTCGGCGGCCCTCGCGCTCGTCGCGGGGACGCTCGGGGTGAGCGCTCTCGTCTATCCGAGGCTCCCCGCCCGGGTAGCCACCCACTTCGACGCGCACGGCGTGGCCGACGGGTTCTCCCCGAAGGTCGTCGGTGCGTTCCTGCTCCCCGTCATCGCGGCGGCCGTGTGGGGCTTCGTGCGGTTCTACCCTCGGCTCCTTCGGGGTGACGCGCGCGCGCGCGCCCTCGCGTCGCCGCTCGCCGAGGTCGCCCTGATGGTCGTCGCGTTCTTCGTCGCGCTCCACGTCGTGGTGCTCGACGTGGCGCTCTCGGGGGCGAGCTCGGGTGGGCGTGGGCTCGCGCTCGTGCTCGCGCTCTTCTCCGTCGCTCTCGGGCTCGTCATGCCGAAGCTTCGCCGCAACGGCGTCGCAGGGATCAGGACGTCGGCGACGCTCGCCTCGGACGAGACCTGGGCGAGGACACACAGGTTCGGAGGTGCGGTCCTCGTCGTCGGGGGAGTCGTAGGTCTCTTCGGGGCCGCGCGCGGCCTCGTGGTGGTGCCCGTCGTGGCCCTCGTCCTCGCGTCCCTCGCCGCGGTGGTCTACTCCTACGTGATTCGTCCGAAGGCGTCGCGCCCGTGA
- a CDS encoding winged helix-turn-helix transcriptional regulator translates to MSHRALFDALADDTRRALLRALRDGSKTAGELAEPFDLTKPTLSHHLKVLREAGLVRSEKRGTTVVYTLAANVLEEVAAELMSLARLGSSGARPVTKKGTSS, encoded by the coding sequence ATGTCTCACCGCGCTCTCTTCGATGCCCTCGCCGACGACACACGTCGCGCGCTCCTTCGTGCCCTCCGTGACGGCTCGAAGACCGCCGGCGAGCTCGCCGAGCCCTTCGATCTCACGAAACCCACGCTGTCGCATCACCTCAAGGTGCTCCGCGAGGCGGGGCTCGTGCGCTCGGAGAAACGCGGCACCACGGTCGTGTACACGCTCGCGGCGAACGTCCTCGAGGAGGTCGCCGCCGAGCTCATGTCGCTCGCGCGCCTCGGCTCCTCCGGGGCTCGCCCCGTCACGAAGAAAGGAACGTCGTCATGA